A genomic window from Desulfovibrio legallii includes:
- a CDS encoding PLDc N-terminal domain-containing protein: protein MIFHWWHVLVLMVPMIPSLWSILHIWGHEFASPQQRVLWLLLVVFVPVLGGIIYIFTGRKKALGEVKT from the coding sequence ATGATTTTCCACTGGTGGCATGTGCTGGTGCTGATGGTGCCCATGATCCCCTCCTTGTGGAGCATTCTGCACATCTGGGGGCACGAGTTTGCAAGCCCCCAGCAGCGCGTGCTCTGGCTCCTGCTGGTGGTGTTCGTGCCGGTTCTCGGCGGCATCATCTATATTTTTACCGGGCGCAAAAAGGCGCTGGGCGAGGTGAAGACCTAG
- the ileS gene encoding isoleucine--tRNA ligase yields the protein MSDYKKTLHLPKTSFPMKADLARREPDAIKKWDAINAAELMAAASGAKGGYVLHDGPPYANGHLHMGHALNKILKDIIVKSRNMAGYASRYVPGWDCHGLPIEHKVEQELKEKKKTLPAHVVRRLCREYAAKWIDIQRKEFKRLGVLGLWENPYMSMKPAYEAATARELARFVAGGGVMRAKKPIYWCCSCHTALAEAEVEYYDHTSPSIYVRFALPDAGLRALFPQADPSRAFVAIWTTTPWTLPDNMAVCLHPDFDYVLVQAGDAQYLLAAELLEACAARFGWSEPTVLGRATGAQLEGLKARHPFYDRESPLVLGKHVTLDAGTGCVHTAPGHGREDYEVGLAYGLEILSPLDDAGRFLPTVPFFAGLTVFEANPKVIEKLEEVGALLHQGRIKHSYPHCWRCKEPVIFRATTQWFISMEKNDLRARALKDIDEEVRWIPSWGRERIHNMVEFRPDWCISRQRQWGVPILALLCEDCGEAWNDPQWMEDICDRFAAHPTGCDYWYEADIKEIAPQGLTCPHCGGSHWKRETDILDVWFDSGTSFAAVLEQRPELSFPADLYLEGSDQHRGWFHSSLLVSEGNRGCPPYRSVLTHGYVVDGEGRKMSKSVGNIIAPQELTEKYGAEIVRLWASSVDYREDIRLSDEIVGRLVDAYRRIRNTCRFILGNLHDLTREDLLPPANLLPLDRFALDTAALTHQRVQQAYMDFDFHKVYHCLHNYCVTDLSAVYLDILKDRLYASAQTGPERRSAQTALWHILRLLLRDMAPVLSFTAEEILSHIPEGLRPPLATVFALPPVDDLAPFLLPEGTRDDWNVLLAVRGAVTRAIEPLRRDGAVGHALDTRVTLYAADELRQRLEGLDTDLRAFCIVSQLSLQPLAAAPQGAYSDPEVAGLAIDVGKALGAKCERCWIYSTELGSHKDHPTLCPRCTAVVVGPDAERS from the coding sequence ATGAGCGACTATAAAAAGACCCTGCATCTGCCCAAAACCAGCTTTCCCATGAAGGCCGACCTGGCCCGCCGCGAACCGGACGCCATCAAAAAATGGGACGCCATCAACGCCGCGGAGCTCATGGCCGCCGCCTCCGGCGCCAAAGGCGGCTATGTGCTGCACGACGGCCCGCCCTATGCCAACGGGCACCTCCACATGGGCCACGCCCTGAACAAAATCCTCAAGGACATTATCGTCAAATCCCGCAACATGGCGGGCTACGCCTCACGCTATGTGCCGGGCTGGGATTGCCACGGCCTGCCCATTGAACACAAGGTGGAGCAGGAGCTCAAAGAGAAAAAGAAAACCCTGCCCGCCCATGTGGTGCGCCGCCTCTGCCGCGAATACGCCGCCAAGTGGATCGACATTCAGCGCAAGGAATTCAAACGCCTGGGCGTGCTGGGCCTGTGGGAAAATCCTTACATGAGCATGAAACCCGCCTATGAGGCGGCCACAGCGCGCGAGCTGGCCCGGTTTGTGGCCGGGGGCGGCGTCATGCGCGCCAAAAAGCCCATCTACTGGTGCTGCTCCTGCCACACGGCCCTGGCTGAAGCCGAGGTGGAATACTACGACCACACCTCTCCCTCCATCTATGTGCGCTTCGCCCTGCCTGACGCCGGCCTGCGCGCACTCTTCCCCCAGGCGGATCCTTCCCGCGCCTTTGTGGCCATCTGGACCACCACCCCCTGGACCTTGCCGGACAACATGGCCGTGTGCCTGCACCCGGACTTTGACTATGTGCTGGTGCAGGCCGGGGACGCGCAGTACCTGCTGGCAGCCGAGCTGCTGGAGGCCTGCGCCGCCCGCTTCGGCTGGAGCGAGCCCACGGTGCTGGGCCGGGCCACGGGCGCGCAGCTGGAAGGCCTCAAGGCCCGCCACCCCTTCTACGATCGGGAATCGCCCCTGGTGCTGGGCAAGCACGTCACCCTGGACGCGGGCACGGGCTGCGTGCACACGGCTCCGGGTCACGGACGGGAGGACTATGAAGTGGGCCTCGCCTACGGGCTGGAGATCCTCTCCCCCCTGGACGACGCCGGGCGCTTTTTGCCCACGGTGCCCTTTTTTGCCGGGCTCACGGTCTTTGAGGCCAACCCCAAGGTTATAGAAAAATTGGAGGAAGTGGGCGCGCTGCTGCACCAGGGGCGCATCAAGCATTCCTACCCGCACTGCTGGCGCTGCAAGGAGCCGGTCATTTTCCGCGCCACCACCCAGTGGTTCATCAGTATGGAAAAGAACGACCTGCGCGCCCGCGCCCTCAAAGACATTGACGAGGAAGTGCGCTGGATCCCCTCCTGGGGCCGGGAACGCATCCACAACATGGTGGAATTCCGCCCGGATTGGTGCATCTCGCGCCAGCGGCAGTGGGGCGTGCCCATCCTGGCCCTGCTCTGCGAAGACTGCGGCGAAGCCTGGAACGACCCCCAGTGGATGGAAGACATCTGCGACCGCTTCGCCGCGCACCCCACGGGCTGCGACTACTGGTACGAGGCGGACATTAAGGAAATCGCGCCCCAGGGCCTGACCTGCCCGCACTGCGGCGGCAGCCACTGGAAGCGCGAGACGGACATTCTGGACGTCTGGTTTGATTCGGGCACCAGCTTTGCCGCCGTGCTGGAACAGCGGCCGGAGCTCTCCTTCCCCGCGGATCTCTATCTGGAAGGCTCGGACCAGCACCGGGGCTGGTTCCACAGCTCCCTGCTGGTAAGCGAGGGCAACCGGGGCTGCCCGCCCTACCGCAGCGTGCTCACCCACGGCTATGTGGTGGACGGCGAAGGCCGCAAGATGTCAAAATCCGTGGGCAATATCATTGCGCCCCAGGAACTGACCGAAAAATATGGGGCTGAAATCGTCCGCCTCTGGGCCTCTTCGGTGGACTACCGCGAAGACATCCGCCTTTCCGACGAAATCGTGGGGCGGCTGGTGGACGCCTACCGCCGCATCCGCAACACCTGCCGGTTCATCCTGGGCAACCTCCACGATCTGACCCGCGAAGACCTGCTGCCCCCGGCAAATCTGCTGCCCCTGGACCGTTTTGCGCTGGACACGGCGGCCCTTACCCATCAGCGGGTGCAGCAGGCCTATATGGATTTCGACTTTCACAAGGTCTACCACTGCCTGCACAATTACTGCGTCACCGACCTTTCCGCCGTATACCTGGATATCCTCAAGGACCGGCTCTATGCCTCGGCCCAGACCGGACCGGAACGCCGCTCGGCCCAGACGGCCCTTTGGCATATTCTGCGTCTGCTGCTGCGCGACATGGCCCCGGTGCTTTCCTTCACGGCGGAGGAAATCCTCAGCCATATCCCGGAAGGGCTGCGCCCCCCGCTGGCCACGGTTTTCGCGCTGCCGCCGGTGGACGACCTCGCCCCCTTCCTGCTGCCGGAAGGCACGCGCGACGACTGGAACGTGCTGCTGGCCGTGCGCGGCGCGGTAACCCGCGCTATTGAGCCCCTGCGCCGCGACGGCGCGGTGGGGCACGCCCTGGACACGCGGGTGACCCTCTATGCGGCCGATGAGCTGCGCCAGCGCCTGGAAGGGCTGGATACGGACCTGCGGGCTTTCTGCATCGTCTCCCAGCTGAGCCTGCAGCCGCTGGCCGCCGCGCCGCAAGGCGCCTACAGCGACCCGGAAGTGGCGGGCCTGGCCATTGATGTGGGCAAGGCCCTGGGAGCCAAGTGCGAACGCTGCTGGATTTACAGCACGGAGCTGGGCAGCCATAAGGACCACCCCACCCTTTGCCCGCGCTGCACGGCCGTGGTCGTCGGCCCGGACGCCGAGCGCAGCTGA
- the lspA gene encoding signal peptidase II: protein MVRRYALLGSVAALVLFLDQLSKWAVMRCIPEHRPVTVIPGVFDLVNIRNRGAAFGFLNRSDMEWQFWLFLAATVVAVGAILAVARSADNGPCLLTGLGCIMGGALGNLVDRVRFRAVVDFLDVYWKDWHWPAFNVADSAIFVGVALVCLVLWLKPAPRR from the coding sequence ATGGTACGCCGCTACGCGCTGCTGGGCTCCGTAGCCGCCCTGGTCCTGTTTCTGGATCAGCTGAGCAAATGGGCCGTCATGCGTTGCATACCGGAGCACAGGCCAGTCACGGTCATCCCCGGCGTGTTCGACCTGGTCAACATCCGCAACCGGGGCGCGGCCTTCGGCTTCCTGAACCGCTCGGACATGGAGTGGCAGTTCTGGCTTTTTCTGGCCGCCACCGTCGTGGCTGTGGGGGCCATTCTGGCTGTGGCCCGCAGCGCGGACAACGGGCCCTGCCTGCTCACGGGGCTGGGCTGCATCATGGGGGGCGCGCTGGGCAACCTGGTGGACAGGGTGCGCTTTCGTGCGGTAGTGGACTTTCTGGACGTTTATTGGAAAGATTGGCACTGGCCGGCGTTCAATGTGGCGGATTCGGCCATTTTTGTGGGGGTGGCGCTGGTCTGCCTGGTACTCTGGCTTAAGCCCGCGCCACGCCGCTGA
- the ybgF gene encoding tol-pal system protein YbgF: MRTFRSLYILTLACAALPLSGCVGSSSGSGNLSLEQQVQQHDVQLRQMQPAQADAWNQLQAMRQELNTLKGQMDDLHNAGGARALVERVKTHDEALRQVERSMALNLNLGDPMAASAGSSPAATPIVQAAPQAQPAYGQTPAYGQTPTYGQAAANGQPAYGQAAAGATAGAAGVAAGSAAAGPAQAPSASTWGQPSPQPQTQVQAPQKDISLALFDAGVNAFNARKYDEAQRSFSDFLKNYKDHSQAPEAQYYMAECYFQRNQFADAALAYDTVIKKYPKSSSAPGAYLKQGISFSKLNQGAAAKARMQELIKKYPNSPEAARAKTFLKTNK; this comes from the coding sequence ATGCGCACATTCCGTTCCCTGTACATCCTGACGCTGGCCTGCGCGGCCCTGCCGTTGAGCGGCTGCGTGGGCAGCAGCAGCGGCAGCGGCAATCTGAGCCTGGAGCAGCAGGTGCAGCAGCACGACGTGCAGCTGCGGCAGATGCAGCCCGCCCAGGCCGATGCCTGGAATCAGCTCCAGGCCATGCGCCAGGAGCTGAATACCCTGAAAGGTCAGATGGACGACCTGCACAACGCGGGCGGCGCACGCGCCCTGGTGGAGCGCGTTAAAACCCATGACGAGGCCCTGCGCCAGGTGGAGCGCAGCATGGCGCTGAACCTGAACCTGGGCGACCCCATGGCCGCCTCCGCCGGCTCTTCGCCTGCCGCGACCCCGATTGTCCAGGCCGCGCCGCAGGCCCAGCCCGCCTACGGACAAACCCCGGCCTACGGCCAAACCCCCACCTACGGACAGGCTGCCGCCAACGGGCAGCCCGCTTACGGCCAGGCGGCCGCCGGCGCAACAGCGGGGGCCGCTGGCGTCGCGGCGGGCTCTGCGGCGGCAGGGCCGGCCCAGGCGCCTTCGGCCAGCACCTGGGGGCAGCCTTCGCCCCAGCCCCAAACGCAGGTGCAGGCGCCGCAAAAAGATATCTCCCTGGCCCTGTTCGACGCGGGCGTCAACGCCTTTAACGCCCGCAAGTACGATGAGGCCCAGCGCTCCTTTTCTGACTTTCTCAAAAACTACAAAGACCACAGCCAGGCTCCGGAAGCCCAGTACTACATGGCGGAGTGCTACTTCCAGCGCAACCAGTTTGCGGATGCGGCCCTGGCCTACGACACGGTCATCAAAAAGTATCCCAAATCCTCCAGCGCGCCCGGCGCGTACCTGAAACAGGGCATCAGCTTCAGCAAGCTCAATCAGGGCGCGGCGGCCAAGGCCCGCATGCAGGAGCTGATCAAAAAATACCCCAATTCGCCCGAAGCCGCACGGGCCAAGACCTTCCTTAAGACCAACAAGTGA
- a CDS encoding HypC/HybG/HupF family hydrogenase formation chaperone — protein MCLAIPARIEELQENGMARVRVGESQTFLTASVMLLPEPPAIGDYVIVHAGFALHTLTPQEAEESLSALRELAQAMEGTPAPF, from the coding sequence ATGTGTCTCGCCATACCCGCCAGAATTGAGGAACTGCAGGAAAACGGCATGGCCCGCGTGCGCGTGGGCGAAAGCCAGACCTTCCTGACCGCCTCCGTCATGCTCCTGCCGGAGCCGCCCGCCATCGGCGACTACGTCATTGTCCACGCGGGCTTTGCCCTGCATACCCTGACCCCTCAGGAGGCTGAGGAAAGCCTCTCCGCCCTGCGGGAACTGGCCCAGGCCATGGAGGGGACGCCCGCTCCGTTCTGA
- the hmcC gene encoding sulfate respiration complex protein HmcC: MAEHSIVIPTRDKLFNLGEFFRPTPGNIITAIILAVGLTITIIRFTMGIGSVTNLSDNQPWGMWIGFDLLCGVCLAAGGYFTTVACYIMGVNYHSAIRPAVTTAFLGYAFVVVALLYDLGHPLRLPFMFFFPGTTSVLFEVGLCVATYLTVLFVEFSVAPMEWLASRFPWLVKWRKVVIKFTIPLTIFGVTLSTLHQSSLGSLYLIAPGKLHPLWYSPFMPMFFFVSSMAAGASMVIFEGMFAHKGVHQYMDKTHLREADQVVFSFARAASFILFSYFMLKLIDMLVQANIPYLFSGYGAWWLVEMLGFVLLPALTYAKGARERRLGLCRFAAANTVIGIVLNRFNVSMIAFNYALPSSERYFPSIWEICISMFVVTMIVTVYRFIVYHMPVLYEHPDFRDAH, from the coding sequence ATGGCTGAGCACAGCATCGTTATTCCCACCAGGGACAAGCTGTTCAATTTGGGCGAGTTTTTCCGCCCCACGCCCGGCAACATCATCACCGCCATTATTCTGGCTGTGGGGCTGACCATCACCATTATCCGCTTCACCATGGGCATCGGCTCGGTCACCAACCTGAGCGACAACCAGCCCTGGGGCATGTGGATCGGCTTTGACCTGCTCTGCGGCGTGTGCCTGGCCGCGGGCGGCTACTTCACCACGGTGGCCTGCTACATCATGGGCGTCAACTACCACTCGGCCATCCGGCCGGCCGTGACCACGGCCTTCCTGGGCTACGCCTTTGTGGTGGTGGCGCTTCTGTATGACCTGGGCCATCCGCTGCGGCTGCCCTTCATGTTCTTCTTCCCCGGCACCACCTCCGTGCTGTTTGAAGTGGGCCTCTGCGTGGCCACCTACCTTACGGTGCTCTTTGTGGAGTTTTCCGTGGCGCCCATGGAATGGCTGGCCTCCCGCTTCCCCTGGCTTGTCAAATGGCGCAAGGTCGTCATCAAGTTCACCATCCCGCTGACCATCTTCGGCGTGACCCTCTCCACCCTGCACCAGTCTTCGCTGGGTTCGCTCTACCTCATCGCGCCCGGCAAGCTGCATCCTCTGTGGTACTCGCCCTTCATGCCCATGTTCTTCTTTGTAAGCTCCATGGCCGCCGGCGCGTCCATGGTCATCTTTGAAGGCATGTTTGCCCACAAGGGCGTGCACCAATACATGGACAAAACCCATCTGCGCGAAGCGGACCAGGTGGTCTTCAGCTTTGCGCGGGCCGCGTCGTTCATCCTCTTCTCCTACTTCATGCTCAAGCTCATTGACATGCTGGTGCAGGCCAACATCCCCTACCTCTTTTCGGGTTACGGGGCATGGTGGCTGGTGGAGATGCTCGGCTTTGTGCTGCTGCCCGCCCTCACCTACGCCAAAGGCGCGCGGGAACGCCGCCTGGGCCTCTGCCGCTTTGCCGCGGCCAACACGGTCATCGGCATTGTGCTCAACCGCTTCAACGTAAGCATGATCGCCTTCAACTATGCCCTGCCTTCGTCGGAGCGCTATTTCCCCAGCATCTGGGAAATCTGCATCTCCATGTTCGTGGTGACCATGATCGTGACGGTGTACCGCTTCATCGTCTACCATATGCCCGTGCTCTACGAACACCCCGACTTCAGGGATGCCCACTAG